Below is a genomic region from Carboxydocella sporoproducens DSM 16521.
TAATCTGGACCAATTCGGTCGGGATAGAATAACCTTGCAAGCGTTGCTGCAAAGTATCAGTAAAGCCAAACAATAAACTGGCCCCAAAAGCACCAAAGGGTGTCCATTTACCGAAGATCAGGGCTGCCAGAGCTATAAAGCCACGACCAGCAGTCATGTTCTTAACAAAAACATTCAGCTCCCCGATGGAAAGGCTGGCTCCTGCCAATCCAGCCAGAGCACCACTGATAATAACAGCGATATAGCGAATTTTAGGAACACTAATACCCAGTGTATCAGCAGCTTTGGGATATTCCCCTACCGAACGCAATCTTAAACCGAAAGGAGTATAGTACAGCAAATAATGAGTAACTACAAGTACAATTAAACCGAAGTAAACGACAGGGTTAAAAGGTCCCCAACTGGGCAGCTTATTAACCTGCGGAGTTGTCCCTGCTACATTGAAAATTACCTGGAGCAGAAATAGAGTCGCCCCAACCGCAAGCAAATTTATAGCTGTACCGCTAACAACCTGGTTTGCCCTATATTTAATAGAAACAACAGCATGAATCAGGCCCATGATGGCCCCTACCAGAACAGCGCCGAACAGACCAATCCAGGCACTACCGGTAAAATAAGAGAACACTACTGCTGCAAAGGCACCTGAGAGCATCATACCTTCCAGGGCGATATTTACAACCCCGGAGCGCTCAGAGTAAAGGCCTCCTAAAGCTGCAATCAACAAAGGGGTCGCCGCTATTAATGTCGCTCTAATGATATCCCAAATGGTAGTCAAGTCCATTAGGCTTCGCCTCCCTTCAGCTTCGGCAGGAAGCTTCTTACAATCTGATCAGCAGCAACAAAGAAGATTATAATGGCTTGAATTACAACGATCAGGTCAGCAGGTACTCGTGTTGCCATATTCATGTATTGGCCACCATTCGCCAGAGCTCCGAAAAGCAGGGCAGAAAACAATACTCCTACCGGGTGATTCTTGCCCAGCAATGCTACTGCAATCCCCTCGAAACCATAGCCAGGCGAGAAATTGGAAATATAGGCCCGGTGGAAACCGAGTACCCGTTCAGCTCCGGCTAAACCAGCCAGCACGCCAGAAATAGTCATGGCAAGGATAATCATTTTCTTAACATTGATACCACCATATTCAGCAGCCAGGGGGTTCAAGCCTACCGCTCTAATTTCATAACCGGTTACAGTCTTCCAGAGCAAATACCATACCACCACCAGAGCCACCAGAGCTAAAAAGAAACCCACATTCATCTTAGAACGAGTCCAGTTGTTGGTCAGCTCCTGGATTGTAGCTAACGCTGCCGAAGGGGCAACATCAGGAGTACGGGGGACCTGTCCGGGGGCCTGAAAGATTTTTACATAATAGGCAGCAATACCGTAAGCAATATAGTTCATCATAATGGTATTAATAACTTCATGCACACCCAGTTTCGCTTTCAAATAACCGGGAATCGCCGCCCAGATACCGGCAGCAGCCATCGCTGCTAGAATTGCAACAATGGCATGAATAGGGCCAGGAAGAGAAATGGCAAAACCAACATAGGCCGCCGCTGCAGCAGCTATATACATCTGTCCTTCTACACCTATATTAAACAAACCGGTACGAAACGCAAATGCTACAGCTAAACCGGTAAAAATCAGCGGAGTAGAACGGGCCAGAGTGTTAAAGAAACGGTGTTTATCCCCAAACGCTCCCTGAATCAAAGCTCCATAGGCCTCCAGCGGGTCTACTCCAATTGCCAGCATAATTACTGCGCCCACCAGTCCAGCTAGCAGGATTGCCCCAACTGGTACCAGCCACTCTAGAAACCGCTTCATTGTAGCCCCTCCTTTACGCCTGCCATCAAGAGACCAAGTTTTTCTTCGCTGGCATCTTTGGCATCAAGTATATCCATGATTTCACCCTCAAACATTACTGCAATTCGGTCACTCAAGGCCA
It encodes:
- a CDS encoding ABC transporter permease is translated as MKRFLEWLVPVGAILLAGLVGAVIMLAIGVDPLEAYGALIQGAFGDKHRFFNTLARSTPLIFTGLAVAFAFRTGLFNIGVEGQMYIAAAAAAYVGFAISLPGPIHAIVAILAAMAAAGIWAAIPGYLKAKLGVHEVINTIMMNYIAYGIAAYYVKIFQAPGQVPRTPDVAPSAALATIQELTNNWTRSKMNVGFFLALVALVVVWYLLWKTVTGYEIRAVGLNPLAAEYGGINVKKMIILAMTISGVLAGLAGAERVLGFHRAYISNFSPGYGFEGIAVALLGKNHPVGVLFSALLFGALANGGQYMNMATRVPADLIVVIQAIIIFFVAADQIVRSFLPKLKGGEA
- a CDS encoding ABC transporter permease, whose protein sequence is MDLTTIWDIIRATLIAATPLLIAALGGLYSERSGVVNIALEGMMLSGAFAAVVFSYFTGSAWIGLFGAVLVGAIMGLIHAVVSIKYRANQVVSGTAINLLAVGATLFLLQVIFNVAGTTPQVNKLPSWGPFNPVVYFGLIVLVVTHYLLYYTPFGLRLRSVGEYPKAADTLGISVPKIRYIAVIISGALAGLAGASLSIGELNVFVKNMTAGRGFIALAALIFGKWTPFGAFGASLLFGFTDTLQQRLQGYSIPTELVQITPYIITMIALAGVIGRATPPAALGEPFERKGR